A genomic segment from Garra rufa chromosome 5, GarRuf1.0, whole genome shotgun sequence encodes:
- the nfkbib gene encoding NF-kappa-B inhibitor beta has translation MEATQDIQGESRTQNARPGPSYAMEKGGVVDSVPEDWCDSGLDSLSGVGLGFEGPHGTYTEAEQMWTSGRSVSDIPDIPPLDKSDNRSTMDCVSIGGGERLDSAIGDSINEDAVVGCLSDGIGTMILGEPTGTDRLAVSNIEEGRQRREELFNTLNFLSEDGDTVLHLALIHEQWGVFQCLLEEIVMDNTWTPYLDIQNDLGQTALHLAVIVDRSECVRALLWSGASAEIQERGGNTPLHLAVREIRTDCVRELTSCSRTPPVHLNITNYAGVSALHLAVHGGNCEILKMLLGAGADVNQRDLGSGRSPLHWAVEGQRSEVVELLLSAGALVNQRSYAGYTPFHCALYRPNKEVQALLSAHGATYTQDNEEEEEFRESEEEEFDDVIINGQRVL, from the exons ATGGAGGCGACGCAGGATATTCAAGGTGAATCCCGGACACAGAATGCACGGCCTGGACCGAGCTATGCTATGGAGAAAGGGGGTGTCGTGGACTCTGTCCCGGAGGACTGGTGTGACAGCGGGCTAGACTCCTTAAGCGGGGTCGGACTCGGTTTTGAGGGTCCCCACGGCACTTACACCGAGGCCGAACAGATGTGGACATCTGGTCGCTCTGTGTCTGACATACCTGACATCCCTCCGTTGGACAAATCCGATAACAGGAGTACCATGGATTGTGTGTCGATTGGCGGCGGAGAAAGGCTCGACTCTGCCATCGGGGACTCGATCAATGAGGATGCGGTGGTTGGGTGCCTCTCCGACGGGATCGGGACCATGATCTTGGGCGAGCCTACAGGTACAGACAGACTGGCGGTTTCAAACATTGAGGAGGGTCGGCAGCGAAGGGAAGAGCTCTTCAACACGCTCAACTTTCTGTCAGAGGACGGTGACAC GGTACTTCATTTGGCGCTGATTCATGAGCAGTGGGGTGTTTTTCAATGCCTGCTTGAAGAAATTGTGATGGACAACACCTGGACTCCTTACCTGGACATCCAAAATGACCTGGGCCAg ACCGCACTACATTTAGCAGTCATCGTAGACCGGAGTGAGTGTGTTCGGGCACTGTTGTGGAGTGGAGCCAGTGCGGAGATCCAAGAGAGGGGTGGAAACACACCTTTACATCTTGCTGTCAGAGAGATTCGCACAGACTGTGTGAGAGAGCTGACCAGCTGCTCACGGACCCCACCGGTTCACCTGAACATCACCAATTATGCAG GTGTGAGTGCACTGCACCTGGCTGTACATGGGGGCAATTGTGAGATCCTCAAAATGCTGCTGGGGGCAGGAGCAGATGTAAATCAACGG GATTTGGGGTCAGGTCGGTCTCCATTGCACTGGGCGGTGGAAGGTCAGAGGTCAGAAGTAGTGGAGTTATTATTGAGCGCTGGTGCTTTGGTGAATCAGCGCTCATATGCTGGCTACACCCCGTTCCACTGTGCCCTTTACCGACCCAACAAAGAGGTGCAGGCCCTACTTAGTGCCCATGGGGCCACATACACACAGGAcaatgaggaagaggaggagttCCGAGAGAGTGAGGAG GAGGAGTTTGACGACGTCATCATTAATGGACAGCGAGTGCTGTAG